One genomic segment of Erythrolamprus reginae isolate rEryReg1 chromosome 2, rEryReg1.hap1, whole genome shotgun sequence includes these proteins:
- the LOC139163122 gene encoding zinc finger protein 850-like, translating into MKTHTEPYECSDCGKCFSWNYEMVLHQKTHTREKYEGPHCGKVFCSKSNLKKHQRTHTGEKPYDCMDCGKTFRQNSKLVLHHTREKLYECPDCEKCFNQNSDLTRHQRSHTGEKPYECPHCRKSFSQNSNLVTHQRTHTGEKPYDCTDCGKNFSHNSKLVLHQRTHTREKPYECPDCRKGFSQNSDLTRHQRTHTGEKPYACPDCGKTFSENSNLMRHQRTHTGDKPYECPDCGKSFSQNSSLVTHQTTHTGEKPYQCPECGKTFSENSNLTRHQRSHTGEKPYGCPHCGKGFSSSSNLKKHQKTHTGEKPYNCLDCGKSFSQNSKLVLHQRTHTGEKPYQCPDCGKSFSENSNLTRHQRSHTREKPYECPDCRKSFSENSNLTRHQRTHTGEKPYECPDCGKSFSQNSSLVKHQTTHTGEKPYECPDCGKGFSHNSSLARHQRKHAGDKLYDCPDCGKSFSRNSALVVHQRTHKGKKPHECLDCGKGFSCNSSLARHQRIHTGEKPYDCPDCGKSFSRNSSLVLHQRSHTGEKPYQCPVCDKSLMSYSSLVRHQRTHTGKKSYECPSCGQSFIYNSCLVKHQRMHTGGKLYECPDCGKSFLHNSALVIHQRTHTGERPYECPECGKGFTLNSDLVFHKRTHTGEKPYECPDCGKSFSRNTHLIMHQRIHTGERPYECSECGNSYIRNSTLVVHMRTHTGKKPYECPVCRKHFNRNCTLVLHQRTHTGEKPYDCPDCGKCFSRKSTLVLHQRTHTGEKPYECPDCGKDFSSRDKLLNHVALHIGEKPFKCPECGRGFSQSSNLVKHKKTHKTKNIISKEKV; encoded by the exons ATGAAGACTCACACAGAACCATATGAGTGttctgattgtggaaaatgttttagtTGGAATTATGAGATGGTATTACATCAGAAGACTCATACTAGGGAGAAATATGAGGGTCCACATTGTGGAAAAGTTTTTTGTTCAAAGAGCAACCTGAaaaaacatcagaggactcacacaggggagaaaccttatGATTGTATGGACTGTGGGAAAACCTTTAGACAGAATTCTAAACTTGTGCTACACCATACAAGGGAGAAActgtatgagtgtccagattgtgagAAATGTTTTAATCAAAATTCTGACCTGACGAGACACCAGAggagtcacacaggagagaaaccgtatgagtgtccacaTTGccggaaaagtttcagtcagaattccaatctggtgacacaccagaggactcacacaggggagaaaccatatgatTGTACGGATTGTGGGAAAAATTTCAGTCACAATTCTAAACTTGTgctacaccagagaactcacacaagggagaaaccatatgagtgtccagattgtaggaaaggttttagtcaaaaTTCTGACCTGACgagacatcagaggactcatacaggagagaaaccgtatgcgtgtccagattgtgggaaaaccTTCAGTGAGAATTCCAACCTGATgagacatcagaggactcacacaggagataaaccatatgagtgtccagactgtgggaaaagtttcagtcagaattctagTCTGGTGACACATCAgacgactcacacaggagagaaaccatatcagtgtccagaatgtgggaaaACTTTCAGTGAGAATTCCAACCTGACAAGACACCAGAggagtcacacaggagagaaaccatatgggTGTCcacattgtgggaaaggttttagttcgAGTAGCAACCTGAAAAAACATCAGAAGACAcacacaggggaaaaaccatataattgtctggattgtgggaaatctttcagtcagaattctaaACTTGTgctacatcagaggactcacactggggagaaaccatatcAGTGTCCAgactgtggaaaaagtttcagtgagAATTCCAACCTGACGAGACACCAGAGGagtcacacaagagagaaaccgtatgagtgtccagattgtagGAAAAGCTTCAGTGAGAATTCCAACCTGACgagacatcagaggactcacacaggagagaagccatatgagtgtccagactgtgggaaaagtttcagtcagaattccagtctggtgaaACATCAgacgactcacacaggagagaaaccgtatgagtgtccagactgtgggaaag gttttagtcataattccagtcTAGCGAGACACCAGAGGAAGCATGCAGGGGATAAACTGTATGAttgtccggattgtgggaaaagtttcagtcggaaTTCTGCCCTTgtggtacaccagaggactcataaaGGGAAGAAACCGCATGAGTGTCTAGACTGTGGCAAAGGTTTTAGTTGTAATTCCAGTCTAGCGAGACACCAAAGAATTCATACTGGGGAGAAACCTTATGattgtccagattgtgggaaaagtttcagtcgcaaTTCTAGCCTTGTGCTACACCAGAGGAGTCACACAGGTGAGAAACCGTATCAGTGTCCAGTCTGTGATAAAAGTTTAATGTCTTATTCCAGTCTGGTgagacatcagaggactcacacaggaaagAAATCCTATGAATGTCCATCCTGTGGCCAAAGTTTCATTTATAATTCCtgtctggtgaaacaccagagaatGCATACAGGAGGTAAACTATAtgaatgtccagattgtgggaaaagcttccTTCACAATTCTGCACTGGTAATACATCAGAGAacacacacaggagaaagaccatACGAGTGTCCAGAGTGTGGAAAAGGTTTCACTTTGAATTCCGACCTAGTATTTcataagaggactcacacaggagagaaaccgtatgaatgtcctgattgtgggaaaagtttcagtcggaaTACTCACCTGATAATGCATCAGAGAATACATACAGGGGAAAGACCATATGAGTGTTCAGAGTGTGGAAACAGTTACATTAGGAATTCCACCCTAGTAGTGCATATGAGGACTCACACAGGGAAGAAACCTTATGAGTGTCCAGTTTGTAGAAAACATTTCAATCGGAATTGTACCCTTGtgctacaccagaggactcacacaggggagaaaccttatGACTGTCCggattgtggaaaatgtttcagtcGTAAATCTACCCTTGtgctacaccagaggactcacacaggagagaaaccatatgagtgtcctgattgtgggaaagatttcagtAGTAGGGACAAACTTTTAAATCATGTAGCTTTACACATAGGTGAGAAACCTTTCAAATGTCCAGAGTGTGGGCGGGGCTTCTCACAATCTTCCAACCTTGTTAAACATAAGAAAACCCACAAAACCAAGAATATCATCAGTAAAGAGAAAGTGTGA
- the LOC139163123 gene encoding zinc finger protein 135-like: MGEKSYECLDCGKGFSRNSSLARHQRKHAGDKLYDCPDCGKSFSRNSALVVHQRTHKGKKPHECLDCGKGFSRNSSLARHQRTHTGEKPHECPDCGNCFSRIFHLVRHQRIHTGEKPYDCPDCGKSFSRNSSLVLHQRSHTGEKPYQCPVCDKSLMSYSSLVRHQKTHTGKKSYECPSCGQSFIYNSCLVKHQRMHTGGKLYECPDCGKSFLHNSALVIHQRTHTGERPYECPECGKGFTLNSELVMHKRTHTGEKPYECPDCGKSFSRNTHLIMHQRIHTGERPYECSECGNSYIRNSTLIVHMRTHTGKKPYECPVCRKRFNRNSTLVLHQRTHTGEKPYDCPDCGKCFSRKSTLVLHQRTHTGEKPYECPDCGKDFSSRDKLLNHVGLHIGEKPFKCPECGRGFSQSSSLVKHKKSHKTQNIISKEKV, from the coding sequence ATGGGGGAGAAATCATATGAGTGTCTAGACTGTGGCAAAGGTTTTAGTCGTAATTCCAGTCTAGCGAGACACCAGAGGAAGCATGCAGGGGATAAACTGTATGAttgtccggattgtgggaaaagtttcagtcggaaTTCTGCCCTTgtggtacaccagaggactcataaaGGGAAGAAACCGCATGAGTGTCTAGACTGTGGCAAAGGTTTTAGTCGTAATTCCAGTCTAGCGAGACACCAAAGAACTCATACTGGGGAGAAACCGCAtgagtgtcctgattgtggaaattGTTTTAGTCGGATTTTTCACCTGGTGAGACACCAAAGAATTCATACTGGGGAGAAACCTTATGattgtccagattgtgggaaaagtttcagtcgcaaTTCTAGCCTTGTGCTACACCAGAGGagtcacacaggggagaaaccgtatCAGTGTCCAGTCTGTGACAAAAGTTTAATGTCTTATTCCAGTCTGGTGAGACATCAGAAGACTCACACAGGAAAGAAATCCTATGAATGTCCATCCTGTGGCCAAAGTTTCATTTATAATTCCtgtctggtgaaacaccagagaatGCATACAGGAGGTAAACTATAtgaatgtccagattgtgggaaaagcttccTTCACAATTCTGCACTGGTAATACATCAGAGAacacacacaggagaaagaccatACGAGTGTCCAGAGTGTGGAAAAGGTTTCACTTTGAATTCCGAACTAGTAATGcataagaggactcacacaggagagaaaccgtatgaatgtcctgattgtgggaaaagtttcagtcggaaTACTCACCTGATAATGCATCAGAGAATACATACAGGGGAAAGACCATATGAGTGTTCAGAGTGTGGAAACAGTTACATTAGGAATTCCACCCTAATAGTGCATATGAGGACTCACACAGGGAAGAAACCTTATGAGTGTCCTGTTTGTAGAAAACGTTTCAATCGGAATTCTACCCTTGtgctacaccagaggactcacacaggggagaaaccttatGACTGTCCggattgtggaaaatgtttcagtcGTAAATCTACCCTTGtgctacaccagaggactcacacaggagagaaaccatatgagtgtcctgattgtgggaaagatttcagtAGTAGGGACAAACTTTTAAATCATGTAGGTTTACACATAGGTGAGAAACCTTTCAAATGTCCAGAGTGTGGGCGGGGCTTCTCACAATCTTCCAGCCTTGTTAAACATAAGAAAAGCCACAAAACCCAGAATATCATCAGTAAAGAGAAAGTGTGA